The Scatophagus argus isolate fScaArg1 chromosome 12, fScaArg1.pri, whole genome shotgun sequence genome includes the window aaagtattttttttttattttataagaGCATAAGTACTGCCAAGTCATTAGTCTtccctgttttctgtttttcagttttattcaaatTATGACTTGAATTCCTCACGGAAACACGAGTGCTTTTCTTGGAATCTTCGTTCGCTTTTAGATCTTCAGTTGTTTGTCAGTTAGAGGCTCAGATCAGCTCTTTTCAGATGCTTTCAGGGAACTCAAACAATGTGTGATTGTTCTCTAGAGAGACCCTGTGTTGAAAGCATGTCTCAGAACCAAAGCGATGGCTGCTGGCAATGTCAAATCAACAGCTTACTCAGTCGTGtaacatgtttgaaatgttgatgCTGTGACATTAATAatactgttttctctgtttctggtTACTGATGCTTAATattgaagttgtgtttttttttctttgctgctgaatttctctcttcttctgagTTCAGAGAGTAAATTTGTCCAGTTCTTATCAGGTTATGTTTACAGAGGAAGATGTGAAATTCTACCTTGCAGAGCTGGCCCTGGCCCTCGACCACCTGCACAACCTGGGCATAGTTTACAGAGATCTCAAGCCAGAGAAGTATGAAACTTAGACCTCACATTCACCTTTGACCCTTCACACCCAAACTCCACATGCATCTTCCAGAGACCAGCACAGCTGTAATTTGTGTTTGATTCCTTTTAGAGATATTTACAGAAGTAATTTTGTACTTGCACACATAACGCTGTATGCCCCTGGCTGTCATCGCCTGCCATATTTTATAGGCACACTCAGTGCCCCGATCAGCTAGTGCTTGATTAAGGGAATTACTCATATTTCAAAAAGTTGATGCATTTGAATGTAGAACTCTAATCTTTAATTTCCAGTTGTTAGCAGTACATTGAAATGCGTCAGAATATAAGAATAGAtgtccaaaaaaagaaaaattctagGCCTTCTAAGtgatttttaaatggaaaacaaaggtATGAGGTGGCTAAaatactgttgttgttgtattgttaACTTGTAGTGTTCCAAGCTCACCTACACgggaaaactgtttttgtttttcagcatcttACTTGATGAAGCTGGACACATAAAGTTAACAGGTATGACTTTGACGTAATGCTGATTAAATGTAATTAGTGAGAGTAATAGTCTGATCTAGTTAATAGCCTGTAATTAAACTATTTCAAAAGTGAATTTACTGAACATAAATGCACCACCCATTTTTTGTCCTTAGGCAGACTTTCCTCAGCAGCTAATTATAAGCTTCTTTTACCATCACctaaaagaacaaaagtttTGCATAGTATAATTCCTGAACATGACTGTTCAGGCTGCTGGGCATCTTATCATTTTGCTTTCCATTGATGTCATACAGACTTTGGCTTGAGTAAAGAGTCAGTAGATGCTGATAAGAAGGCTTATTCTTTCTGTGGTACGGTGGAGTATATGGCCCCTGAGGTGGTCAACAGGAGAGGACACACGCAGAGTGCGGACTGGTGGTCTCTGGGAGTACTTATGGTACACAAGctcacacaaacccacacacacactggctcaTGTTTTGTACTTTGTAATTTATATACTGATTAGAAAAACAACcctgtttttttatatattccctttctgtcattgtgtgttggCAGTTTGAGATGCTAACAGGGACATTACCGTTCCAAGGGAAAGACCGCAATGAGACCATGAATATGATTCTGAAGTAAGTCATTGTGCATGCACAAGATACTTAGAGCACGACTGAAGTAAGACAAGTTTTCATATGGAAGTAATGATCAATCACGGCTtcactttgtgttcattttcacctgtggctctctgctctgttctccCCTCCAGAGCTAAGTTGGGAATGCCACAGTTTCTAAGTTTGGAGGCTCAGAGTTTGCTAAGAATGCTGTTTAAACGTAACCCTGCTAACAGACTAGGTAAGGTGCATTAAAGCTGGTTGTGTTTAGACCTGTTGAAATAGAACAAAATGTGGACTAAAAGTTGTGCTGATCCTCAAATAGCGCCACTTGCTTAGCTTGAGCTTGTTAACATTTTGGCATCCACTTAAATGCCACGCTGAAAACTgctgagagaaaaatgtgaacatgttgatcctctgaaaacaataaaaaaacgTGCGTGCCAGGTTAACCTGAGTGGTCTGTGTGTTTAGGGGCCGGACCAGATGGAGTGGAGGAGATCAAACGCCATGCTTTCTTTTCTACCATCGACTGGAatgtaagaacacacacacacggacacacaccACTCACCACTCatttctcacatacacacacatgtagctCACCAGCTTCTGTTAAGGATTCACACCTAACAAATGGTTGGCTTGGTGACTACTGGCCATCAGTCCTGGCCATGccaacagtgtttctgtgtgtttgggcAGAGGGCCAgttctcactgtgtgtgcactAATAGCCCTGCGTGAGTGTTTAAGAGCCAGCAGGACACTATTGGCTGGACTGTGCTGTAGAGGGATGGGGATGGGGTTAATCTGGGAGGGGTCTTGGCTTGCCTTTCACATATGTCCACCTACTCCGAACAGCCTCTTTGTAGGCTTAGATTTCTAacacgtatgtgtgtgtttgaatctGTGTTTTCCGCAGAAACTGTACAGGCGAGAACTCCAGCCCCCATTCAAGCCCGCAGCAGGTAAACCAGATGACACGTTCTGCTTCGACCCAGAGTTCACTGCTAAAACGCCTAAAGGTAAATCTACACCTACACACACGTTCTGTTCACATGCTTTTGAGCTTGAAAGCAAGAGCCACTCCTGCAGCCATGGAAACTGCAACTGAGCACTGACTACAAGAAACAATTCCAAAATTTtagtggtgtgtttgtgtgttcatatgtCTTCTTTATCAATTATTTCTGTATATTTAGACTCCCCAGGTATCCCTCCCAGTGCAAATGCCCATCAACTCTTCAAAGGCTTCAGTTTTGTTGCTCCAGCTCCTATGGATGAGAACAAGAGCTCCCCACTGCTCAGCATACTCCCTATAGTTCAGGTGAACACGCCACAATTATTACCATataacttacacacacacacagatacacattgTTCTTTAGCTTTTGTATGAAGGCTAATTGGTGCACAAAATTAAGTAATAATTCCATCTGTCTCCAGTAGTGGACTTCATGACATGTACTAGTTGGGTTTTACACATTGTCCTGCAGGTCAGGCTGATCCCGTGAAAAAGCTATTGAAACACTACTAAAAGGGAGTCAACATTGCATTTAACACATCTGCAACTGTTACGGAACAATTTTCACAGCATGTTAGTTGACAAAAGTCAATTTGACAGTATTCACAACATTGACTAGAAACTTAAAAGTTCAAACTTCTAAAATAAAACCTAGTTATCCTTCAATAGTTGTGTTCTTCTGCATATGTCCACTAACACTCTCACTCATACACGGTCCTTCACACACTCAGCCAGACATCATTTGTTAATTTTGCCACCATTAAGTGATGTGTGAACAGGGAGACAATACTGCAATGGCTTGTCAGTGGTGCTAAAGCTGTTGTGACAGTTTGACTGTTGAATATAATGTTTTCTACCTAAGTTTCACCCCACATAATTGTGAACAAAAGTGTTAAAACGAATGCGGTGGTAGCACACAACACCAGGGTGGTGTGAACTACAACACACTTTCATTGTATGGACCAACCGTGGACTGAAGCGACATTGTGGTGGACTATGAGTTGTCACGCTTGTGTGGGACACTGGAGcactttaatttaatctaaCAGTTCAAAACCTGTCCTTTCCAGATGCACGGAGGCTCAGCCAAGTTCTCTGATCTGTATGAGCTGCAGGAAGACATAGGGGTCGGCTCCTACTCCATTTGTAAACGCTGTGTACACCGAGTCTCTGCCATGGACTATGCTGTGAAGGTAGCTGTGAGGGTTTTTAAATCTTCTATGCCCCAATGctaattttctgtctttacacACAGTCACTTACTCCCAAGACTTCTCCGATAAAATCAGTTTTGTCCCATAGACCCACTTGAGCAGTTAGGGACTCCGTTCAGTGCTCAAGGGCATCAGCACTAGTTAATGAAGGATGgacatgcatttttcattgaCATCTTCATTAAGATAATGTATACCACACTCAGAATTCAGCTGGTGACCTTTCAGGCAGAATCCTGCTTCTCTAACCTTCAGGCCACCAATGCACCACATTTATAatccacatttaaaatgtaaaatgattatATGTCAGGTTCAGTGTCAGTTCAGGTGCTTTGAGGCTGTGAGAGTGGTGAAAGACCTCTCTCAAGACTTCTCCCtcacctgtttgtttttttatttaaataaaacctaACATCACCCTTATTGCATTGTCAATTTCATGGCTTTACTCAATTGGCTTTCAAAATCATTGTGGTGATTGCACAGtataatactgtatatacatgtaGGTGTCTGTAGTTTGTGggtttattacattttctgaTGTGGTTAGTGTTGCCAAaagaccagcagagggcagcacatCTTCAGCAATGCCTTGGTGTTTCAGATAGATAGTTTAGATTGTTAAATGCTGTATGTGGGGCCATTTTATCCATTAATTTTACAATAACTGTCTCTGTTTCCGTGTGTCTCAGATTATAGACAAAATTAAGAGGGACCCCTCTGAGGAGATCGAAATCCTGATGCGATATGGGCAACATCCCAACATCATCACTCTGAAAGACGTCAGTAATATTTAATTGAGCATTTAATGACAGTAAAGATGTTAGAGTTGTTCGTCACTGtactgctgtttctttgtgctttcatgtgtgttcatgtgtcagGTGTATGATGAGGGCAGGTATGTATACCTGGTGACGGAGCTGATGAAGGGAGGGGAGCTGCTGGACAAGATCCTCAGGCAGAAGTTTTTTTCTGAGAGAGAGGCCAGTGCTGTGCTCTACACCATCACCAAGACTGTTGACTACCTCCACTGCCAAGGGGTGAggaaacacactgcacacatatgAGCACGAGTGAAAAATGGACATGTTGCACTCTAAtgtttccttctcctctgttctccttcCCCAGGTGGTACACCGAGACCTGAAGCCCAGTAACATCCTGTATATGGATGACTCGGGAAATCCTGACTCCATCAGGATCTGTGACTTTGGATTTGCCAAGCAGCTTAGGGGAGGCAACGGCCTGCTCCTCACCCCCTGTTACACCGCCAACTTTGTGGCACCAGAGGTGAGAGAGGATGAATGgtgaaaacaaaaggagagCAGATGCTGCCGGGAATGTAAGAGTTGATACCAGTAGGATACAATTCAGTGATATGAAGAAAGAGATACAGTGTAATGGGAGAGATGACATAAAGTGGACTGTAACATTGTCTTTGTGAGGTCCTAacagtttgcttttttgtttccGTGGGTCCAGGTACTAATGCGGCAAGGTTATGATGCAGCCTGTGATATATGGAGTCTTGGAGTTTTACTGTATACCATGCTGGCAGGGTAAGACTGTTCTCAGCAACAACTGTTGGACAAATTCTGCTTACATGTGGGTGGGAATGATTAATACTGAGGTGTCTGAATTTCTCAACTAGTCCAATTCCTTGCAAAGATGAAGCTCGAAATCAGAGCCATGCTCATGCATGCGCTCTTGTCATTCACCCTGCTTGTGCTGTTGATGTTATTATGGTTATTATTACCACCAGCTTCTGCCATGATTTCAGATAGTTGTATTTGTGATGTGTCTAATTACCTCAAACATACAGTGGGTCCATTAAATGAAATGCTGTGTGCGTGATGCAATCATGTGTTTCCTAATGTGTTCTTTGGACCACCTGTCAGGTACACGCCGTTTGCCAACGGGCCAAACGACACACCAGAGGAGATTCTACTCCGGATAGGATCTGGAAAGTTCTCTTTGACGGGAGGAAACTGGGATACTGTATCAGACTCCTCAAAGGTACACACTGACACTTGGTGTGAAATAAGAGCATATGTTCAAAGGGTcttacttatcttatttttctgATATCTGTAAAGCACTTGTTTTTGTAAAGTGCTACTCAAGCtagatgtgtttctttttaatttagcTGTTATAGAGTTGACCCTGTGTGGTTTTATGTGTCCTATGTGTGACAACCAGTCCTGTGtataaacacagtaaacaaacattcataggaaaaaaaaaacactcttgaTATTCAGGTCTTTTCTTGTATACTTTGAAGACTGGATGTTGTGTTATGTTCCAGGACTTGCTGTCCCATATGCTCCACGTGGACCCTCACCAGCGATACACAGCAGAGCAGGTTCTAAAGCATTCCTGGATCACCTGCAGAGATACGCTACCACACTTCCAGCTCACACGGCATGATGCGCCACACCTCGTCAAGGTGAGTGAACGTCCtccaaaagaacaaaagtggTACTTTGTGGAACAAGGTGATTAGTAAATTCATTCACTACCATATGTTTTATCAACATTCAGCTGGGATACATGGACTCCTCTGTTAGTCTGCATGTGGGTAATGATCATCTCCAAACCAGAAGAGGATCTGAAATCTTCTGCATGATGTCATACATTTGCATCGCCTGTGCCTCTTGACATTTAAAAGTGAGCCTGATCCTTGATGATTCACTCCTAACCCCATCTATTATTAATACCAGATCCAAATGAGCAGATGTGACCATCCTTCTAACATCTCTTTCCACGTATCCGGGTCAGATGCTTCTTTCAAAAGGAACTCGCCGGGCTGTATTTTTGACATGGGAGGTCAAGTACACAGTATGTCCGGAGCGCAAACGGTTGAGTCATGAGAGCAAGAAAGGTTGCTGCTTTGTTCACTTTTCAGTGACGGTGAATTATTTTTGCCTTCTCGATCTTTAGGACTGATGGGATGAAAGAGTGGATAGTAAAACTGCGGTGTCAACTTGAGAATGTCACCGTAGCTCACAAGTCATGAGCTGGAGAATTCATTTTCAACTTTTCGACTCATGACTACTTGAAGACACAAAAGGTCGAACTTCCCCATCTTTCCGTGTGGGTTCAGGCACTGCAGACTGAGGTTTTCTGGGCAGTGCCCAAATTACCAAAATTAAATTACCaactgtacagtatatacaagCACTGCTGAACCTTTCACTCAGTCACACAAAGAGTGACCAGCCACCCTGCACATGAATCTGTGATCATATGTGAGGATCTGGACAAAGATCAACAGTGAATTgagagctttgctttgtgtctcaGTTCTCTTTTCCTCACCTCAACAACAGACAATCCCATTTCCCTTGGTGCCATTGTATATCTTTCCCAGTACATGAGGATTTTTATTCACGTAATACAACAGATTGGCTTCTTGGCTGGTCCCACATATACAAACACTCTTCTGTTATTTCTTTGGTGTGATGACTCTGGAGACTATCAGGATAAAGAGCATGTCTACAGAGCCATTTTAACGAATGTGTTTTGACACTGCACATTATGGTTCAATACATTCATGCTGCTTACATTAAATTTTACCTTTCTGTAACACAGCGTTGACTATGAATCATTTTTCCACCCGTCAGCCTGAATTGCTGACTGTAGACTCGTCATGATGTTCTGAGTCATGAAtcccactgctgtcagtgatCTATTtatgctctcctcctctcatgcACATGTGATTCAAGTTCTGACAAATAGTTTGCATTGAAAAGCTCCACTGGATACTGTTGCCATCATGAGGTGTTATTTTCATGCCTTTGGTCTCTTTGTTATCCTGAACAAGTACTTTCCGTGGACTCACTTGATGAGGCTGGTTAGGCTCGTTTAATTCTGTCAGGGTCACTGTAGACGCACTGATGTGTGacacaaaaaaatcatacaACGTCTCGTCTCATCTTGTcttgtccatccatccatccattttctatataccgcttatccgtcagggtcgcgggggggctggagcctatcccatctgattacgggcgagaggcggggtacaccctggactggtcgccagtcaatcgcagggcatcttgtcttgtcttctaCTGCTTATCTGGATTTGGTTCGTGGAGGGagcagtctcagcagggaagccctGACTGTTCTCTCCCGGGCTACTTCCACCGGGGACATAGTCCCTCaatcgtgtcctgggtctgcccaAAACAACTCCTCAGGGAGACATCCGGGAGGCATCCTGGCCAGGAccacctcagctggctcctCTTGAtgtgaagaagcagcagctctactctgagcccctccTTCATGTCCAAGCTCCTCATCCTATCTACAAAGCTGAGTCCAGCCATCCTGTGGAGGAAATTTATTTCGGCCACTTGTATTTGCGACCTTATTCTTttggtcactacccacagctcatgaccataggtgatTGACTGGAAAATCACAAGTGGATCTTGCGGCAGACAAAATGGGTTGGCGGTCCAATCCCTGGTTGTTGAAGCTAGCTTTTGGGACATGTATGGCTAGATGAAGCCTGCATTTTGGAGTGTTAATAATGCTTATTAAGTAATGACAGTAGGAAGGTGACAAGAAAAAAggggaagacagaaaagagctGGGGATCACTGAGGTACTTGTGATTACATGAACATATGTCATTATAACTGAACTCTTAACCATGTTGGCCTGCACAATGTCTCATCGTGTTTGCTTGTAATTttgatgatgtattttttttctacctttttaaaatgtacagtatatggacaaaagtattcagtaAGTAAGTAGGTAtattccacaacattttggagtgtttctgtgggaatttttgcccattcatgcagtagagcatttgtgaggtcagacactgatgttggaccaaaaggtctgcctcacaatctctgttccagttcatcccaaaggtgttggatggggttgtgatcaggactctgtgtgggccagtcaagtttttccacaccaaactcatccaaccatgtctttatggagctttgctttgtgcactggggcacagtcatgctggaatagaaaaggaccttccccaaactgttgccacaaagtcagaagcatagcattatccaaaatgtcttggtatgctgaagcattaagatttcccttcacggTAAGTAAGGGGCTGAACCCAACCCTGGAAAAACAGCACcgtgaagaggtgtgtctgaatacttttgtctatatagtgtatctgctCAGGATTCTAGTGGAGCTCCCACTAATCTCTCTGGAGAAGTGGGTTTCActagcaaacaaacaaatgtagtgTAATACAATGTTGGATAAAATGTTAGCTTAACTCACCCAGAATCTGAATAACCTTTTATGACGAATGGACTGTTACACTAAGGCTCACATGATATTTGTCCAGATTAACAGACATTGGCACAAGGCTGGCTAATTACTACACACTTTTGAGGGAATAATGCACACTTCTGTGCTGGTCTTGGCAGCCAAATGAGCAACAACACATGAACTAACTAGTAACAGTATTACTTCAAAGCAAGACTTTGAAGTATCCAATTAAAAATTAAAGCTAAGTGGTCATTTTGTTGTCTTCCAGGGAGCCATGGCTGCCACTTATTCAGCACTGAGCCAGAAGACAAGTCAGCCGGTCTTGGAGCCTGTGGCAGCATCCAGTCTAGCCCAGAGACGCAGCATGAAGAAACTCACCTCAACAgacatgtagacacacaccACTCAATTCTCCGGTTTTGACCTCACTCTCAGTTGGACTCCAATACGCAAAagatgcagacacagacacgcAGACCGAAGTCCTGGCCAGTCGGACCTACTGTCTCCCTTTTTAACCTATTTATTTGATACACccaacatatgcacacatacacatacatgcactcTCACGCTGGACAAGGTTGCATTGTGAAAAAGTCAGCTGAAGAGGGTAAACTCACATATCTGTTACAGCTGGGGAGACAGACTTGTATTTATTTCCACAGCTTTCATATGCACTCGCCCTCCTCgccttttcattctttcttcctCATTTAGGGAAGAAACGCACCAGCTGATGTTCTCcttcactgtgattggctgattcaAAGCTGCTTCGGTAAACTGtgccccaccccctcctcccccccacTGCTCTTCATCTGCGCTCcgccatcctcctcctcctccttagttctctctcctttccttgtTTGCTTTTACTCTTTTAACTTATTTTCTTTGACATGAAGTAACGgtttatgtgtgagtgttggCAGAATGATATTGACTGGGGGACACTATTAGactgtttcctcttttaaaaatatatgattCTGCTTGTGGGGGAtttaaaaagtccctcaggatCAAAACCATCTGCCAGCACTTTGGGAAACATAAAAGCATGCGTGAACAAAACCTGTATTTCTTTCCCTTAAAATTCACTGTCTGACTCATGTTACTGTGTGACGCTAACGGTGTATCAGAAGAGGTAAAATATTCTGCCGAGGGATAAAAGAGTGGAGTTCAAAGGTGAAATAAAGAAGTAATGATAGCAGAAATCCAAGTTTgcaaaattatatatatatatatatatatatatataaaatgaagatgaagagcaTGTGGGGGAGCTGTAGGGACTTCTCTGGGGGGGACGGGACGCACCCTGTCGAACCAGAGAggctgaattaaaaaaaaaaaattaaaaaaaaaaaaattccatggATATCTCTTCAAAAAGACATTGTGGAAATTGTATgatattgtatttatttcatgtgatttttaagattctatttttctttcaatttctgTATATATTGACATTAAAGATCATTATTGACATGCAGTCGTTGTGGTCTGAGCTGCTTTGTTCTGTCACAAAATGCACCACAAGCTTCTGTCTGTTATTCATGAGAAAAGTGCTAATAATTAAGGCAACACTCAAAAGTATGATAATCATAAGTGAAGCAGTAAGATTGTGGAACTTTTGCTGTTACAGAATGACACACTGAATTGCCTTTGTTTTAGTGAGGCAGAGTGTGGTTTTTTCCTGCTTCACTTTATGTTGAAACCATTGAAATGTTTAGCTGTGACATGCTAAGACTTACTTGAGTTAAGTCTTAAGTTAGGCTGTAGCAGCGATGCCTAATTGTACTGTATCAAGTAAGGGAGTGTGTCATTGCTGatgaattcaacttttcatttgcaATGACAGGACTGCGTTATGTCATCAAGTATTACACAGTTTCACTTTAAAAGGTTGGCTCTcctaaacaacaaacaagactAGGGCTTTTACTCGGGACTTTTCTGGGACATCAAGTGTTTTGTGTCCTATCTTGTCATTGTGTCTTTACATAAAGGAGACAAGCTTTGTATTAAGAAATGGCTGCAGGAAGCAAGACAAATGActtctgaaacaaaaacagtgtagGAAATCCCACAAAAGAACTCACTTGATGATACAAATCTACTGCTGACCGCTTCCCTCGGACCAATCAGGGTAGTATTGGCTCAGTTACCttgaaaaaaaacttgaaaatgtgtAATAACCAGAGCTGAACTGAATGTGGGAACGTGGCTCAGAACTGAGCACTTTGCATTACGCATGgacatttgatccattgttaaaacaaaaataatcataataatgaaatattttatggtGAGATAGAAGGAATCGAGAGAAACTGCtttctgcactgttttcttttgtgtcctACACCCCTTTAAGTGAAATGCAAAGTGCATTAGCCACCGCTAGATGGTAACACTGTCCTTCATGAGAAGTTGTGAGACAGCGTCCCTCAGTGGGTCTGTGCCCTACCCTCAAATGATCAGTCTCgcctgcttttatttctgtctcctcaACCCCCCACTCCCCTGGGAGTGTGAGCTCCTCTAACCAGTGGTGTGTAAAAAagaatcgtgtgtgtgtgtgtcagagctgtcaTGACCAGACAACAGACGAAGGGGATCTAGGGAGGAAAGCAGATGGATTGAGGCACGAGGACAGCTCCCatcaatgcacacacagaaacaacacacacacacacacacacacactagcctATGGAACAGCTGTCCTTCTCGTGCAACTGTCTGACTCagtgtcctctctctccctctctctctccctctctcttctttctcccgGATTAGATGCATTTTGTAGCCGGCCTGGGAGCTGAGAGGTAAACAGCAGGGCTAATTGTTTTGACATactgctctttgttttggccTCCTGGTGCTAATCAACCACTTGGCTAATAAGTCTGCCTGGCAAAGAAATCACAACTATGTTTAGGCTGcgaggaaacaaaaataaaaggacaGGTGCTGCAGTCATAGTTGCAGCCTGTACTTGCTCGTCATCCAGAGTTcccacagtgctgctgtggctggGTAGCGCCCCGCTCAGGTGTGAATCTATTTATCCTCATTAACGAGCGTCTCCCCAAAGTCAGCCAATTAACACGCTGCTCCTAATGAAGCCATTTGCTGTCAGATGAGGTAGAGGCAGCACTTGTCATcggttcactgtgtgtgtatgtgtgtgtgtgtgtatccactCTTGCTGCTAATAAAAGCAAGAGAATTA containing:
- the rps6kal gene encoding ribosomal protein S6 kinase alpha-6 isoform X3 encodes the protein MYSLAYPKSSYQVMFTEEDVKFYLAELALALDHLHNLGIVYRDLKPENILLDEAGHIKLTDFGLSKESVDADKKAYSFCGTVEYMAPEVVNRRGHTQSADWWSLGVLMFEMLTGTLPFQGKDRNETMNMILKAKLGMPQFLSLEAQSLLRMLFKRNPANRLGAGPDGVEEIKRHAFFSTIDWNKLYRRELQPPFKPAAGKPDDTFCFDPEFTAKTPKDSPGIPPSANAHQLFKGFSFVAPAPMDENKSSPLLSILPIVQMHGGSAKFSDLYELQEDIGVGSYSICKRCVHRVSAMDYAVKIIDKIKRDPSEEIEILMRYGQHPNIITLKDVYDEGRYVYLVTELMKGGELLDKILRQKFFSEREASAVLYTITKTVDYLHCQGVVHRDLKPSNILYMDDSGNPDSIRICDFGFAKQLRGGNGLLLTPCYTANFVAPEVLMRQGYDAACDIWSLGVLLYTMLAGYTPFANGPNDTPEEILLRIGSGKFSLTGGNWDTVSDSSKDLLSHMLHVDPHQRYTAEQVLKHSWITCRDTLPHFQLTRHDAPHLVKGAMAATYSALSQKTSQPVLEPVAASSLAQRRSMKKLTSTDM
- the rps6kal gene encoding ribosomal protein S6 kinase alpha-6 isoform X1, producing MEVNSVSSEVNGHQIMDEPMEEGESFSHCDEGTYKEIPITHHVKEGCEKADPSQFELLKVLGQGSFGKVFLVRKILGPDAGQLYAMKVLKKASLKVRDRVRTKMERDILVEVNHPFIVKLHYAFQTEGKLYLILDFLRGGDVFTRLSKEVMFTEEDVKFYLAELALALDHLHNLGIVYRDLKPENILLDEAGHIKLTDFGLSKESVDADKKAYSFCGTVEYMAPEVVNRRGHTQSADWWSLGVLMFEMLTGTLPFQGKDRNETMNMILKAKLGMPQFLSLEAQSLLRMLFKRNPANRLGAGPDGVEEIKRHAFFSTIDWNKLYRRELQPPFKPAAGKPDDTFCFDPEFTAKTPKDSPGIPPSANAHQLFKGFSFVAPAPMDENKSSPLLSILPIVQMHGGSAKFSDLYELQEDIGVGSYSICKRCVHRVSAMDYAVKIIDKIKRDPSEEIEILMRYGQHPNIITLKDVYDEGRYVYLVTELMKGGELLDKILRQKFFSEREASAVLYTITKTVDYLHCQGVVHRDLKPSNILYMDDSGNPDSIRICDFGFAKQLRGGNGLLLTPCYTANFVAPEVLMRQGYDAACDIWSLGVLLYTMLAGYTPFANGPNDTPEEILLRIGSGKFSLTGGNWDTVSDSSKDLLSHMLHVDPHQRYTAEQVLKHSWITCRDTLPHFQLTRHDAPHLVKGAMAATYSALSQKTSQPVLEPVAASSLAQRRSMKKLTSTDM
- the rps6kal gene encoding ribosomal protein S6 kinase alpha-6 isoform X2, translating into MEEKVNGHQIMDEPMEEGESFSHCDEGTYKEIPITHHVKEGCEKADPSQFELLKVLGQGSFGKVFLVRKILGPDAGQLYAMKVLKKASLKVRDRVRTKMERDILVEVNHPFIVKLHYAFQTEGKLYLILDFLRGGDVFTRLSKEVMFTEEDVKFYLAELALALDHLHNLGIVYRDLKPENILLDEAGHIKLTDFGLSKESVDADKKAYSFCGTVEYMAPEVVNRRGHTQSADWWSLGVLMFEMLTGTLPFQGKDRNETMNMILKAKLGMPQFLSLEAQSLLRMLFKRNPANRLGAGPDGVEEIKRHAFFSTIDWNKLYRRELQPPFKPAAGKPDDTFCFDPEFTAKTPKDSPGIPPSANAHQLFKGFSFVAPAPMDENKSSPLLSILPIVQMHGGSAKFSDLYELQEDIGVGSYSICKRCVHRVSAMDYAVKIIDKIKRDPSEEIEILMRYGQHPNIITLKDVYDEGRYVYLVTELMKGGELLDKILRQKFFSEREASAVLYTITKTVDYLHCQGVVHRDLKPSNILYMDDSGNPDSIRICDFGFAKQLRGGNGLLLTPCYTANFVAPEVLMRQGYDAACDIWSLGVLLYTMLAGYTPFANGPNDTPEEILLRIGSGKFSLTGGNWDTVSDSSKDLLSHMLHVDPHQRYTAEQVLKHSWITCRDTLPHFQLTRHDAPHLVKGAMAATYSALSQKTSQPVLEPVAASSLAQRRSMKKLTSTDM